The following DNA comes from Erigeron canadensis isolate Cc75 chromosome 3, C_canadensis_v1, whole genome shotgun sequence.
TCTATGTTTGCCAAGCATATTATCTTCTTCCAGTCCCGGGGTTCTGTTTTTTGGAGATGGTCCGTATTACCTTCCTCAATCTGATGTGGATGTATTTAAGAAGTATACTTTCTTATACACCATTGATCAAACAACCCGATTCTTTTGGATGCTTTATTGGAGTTGATCACATTGCGATTACAACTGCCAAGATAAGTACACTTGACCCATACACCACTCTTAGAACTGACATTTATAATGGCGTGGTGCGACGGTTTTCATTGGTGACAAAACGAATCCCTCCTGCAAAGCCAGTCGCACCCTTTGGCCTTTGTTTCAACACGTCTACCATTGATCCCAAAGTTGGTATAAAAGTACCAGATATTGATTTAGGTCTACAAGGCGGAAACAAATGAACTATATCCACAGCTAACTCCATTAAGCAAGTCACAAATGATGTGGCATGTTTGGCGTTCATTCATGCTGGTGTTACAAGTAAAAACGCAATTGTGGTGGGAACTTTTCAGTTCGAGGAGAACTTCGTGACGTTTAATCTAGAGAACTCGACGTTTGGGTTTAGTTCCTCGTTGTTACGTGGAAAGACATCTTGTTCCAACTTTAACTattgatcaaataactcaaacAGCTGATAATGGAGCCATACAAACATTAAGAATTTACCTTCCTAATAATGAACTTCTTTTTCAATGTAATCTAACAAGTAGTCAAAGTTGTTTTATCTTGTAATTTAGATGAATTCAAATTGACACTTTACTAAAAATCTTCaatattttaaactttatttgTCTTAAAATCTTTAATATTGAGTTTGTAGAGTGAATTGGGCAGCATTAGCATCAGATGGTGGAAGGCCATTGGCATTAACAATATATGAAATGAGGATTCCTTCAAGTTTTCTCAactttgactagtcaagttgatAGATTTTTaacctttgaattaaaatcaaaagtcaagattAAAAGTTGGAGTAGTTACatttcaggaaactaatcccttataTATTAAACCTAAGTTGGCTTAGAGATAGATGAGACATGCAAGGCTCGATGGATtgacaggtcaaatgggttggttTTGGGTCGAGTAGCTAGGTTAAATGTTAATGTTCTCAAATGTATTAATGGTTTTTTATATCGATTTCAAGTCGAGTTTCGGATTGTGACACGTATAAAAGTCCATGGCCGTACTTTAGGCTAAAATAGTCACTTCCTTAACTTAGCCTTAAAATCCTCTTCTAATCCATCTCATGCTGTCTCACTTGttatttaattaacttaatgATCATCGTGTTGTCTGGATCACTCATgttatttttaaatcaaaacaTCTAAGTTGGATGGTTTCTttcaatcaaaaacttctaaaaGTTGCATGATTACTTTAAATCAAATTCTCTCATCTTAACTAGAAactatttttatacatttacccTGGTTATAATATTGAATGTTGGGTACTTAACATGTTGTACTTCCTTTGATTATAACCAAGTTATTAAAGAATGAGCTAAATTATTCAATTCTCGTGTATACCTTTTCGTGTCTCCAAGACGATTGACTTCTAAAATTACCATAATACTTCATACTTTCATGTAGTTGACTTTCTAAAATTGGTTTGTATATCTATCATAATCACCTTATGATGATTTCCTTGTAAAGTTTAAGCATTCATAACTTTTTTAATGTCGTTTACTAAATAAATAACCGACCTCTTGTTGGCCCGAACGAGCGGTCCCACGACCAATATGTGGGAAGATAAATCACGTAGAACTATAATTAACGTGATATGGAGTGAAAATGAACCTCTAAATTTGGCGTAACTGTTGCATGTCTTCTACCGCTAGGCTAGTGAGACTTGATGTTAGTTACTGAGGTTTCAACCTAGCTTTTAggaaattggattttttttataaaaaaaaaaaaattctacacACAATGTTATATCTGTTGTAGATAACTTCAGCTAGGAGAATAATTTGACATAAGCCTTTCTTAGTCTTTACATTACCTTTTGGGTTTCGTAAGAAAAGAAATACGTACAACCCAAATGAAAGACCAAACAATTACCTTATAAATCTTCATGATGCCCATTCGAAAGCTACATtcatataaagtatatatgCACAAGCTTTCAAAAaatgctttttctttttcaagtaaTTGTTCTAGCCTTGATCTCTCAGGGACATGAAGCAATAGCCGCAGATGGACCCACATGGTCTTCCGTAGTTGTTCCAGTTAATAAGCATACCGATACTGCTAATCCTCTTTACAGCGTTCGGATGTATATTAACAACATGGGATACACGCAGCAAAAATTTGTTATAGATCTTGATGCCCCATTTATATGGCACTATGCCTGGCCGTATCAAGAAAGTTGCGAGACTTGCCCTGTTGCCATGACATGCGGTGCATCTCAATGCACAGAGATGCGGACTACTTACTCATATCAGGCTCCTTCCTGCCCTCCCCCAAATAATGCCTCTTATGGAGATAGGTATTGGGACTGTGAATATTGCCCAGTCAACGTAATCCACCCTGTTACTGGAGAATGCGAGCAAGTCCTTCCAATGTTTGATGACAAGTTCATGATGAACAAATTCGATGGCAGACATGTTCTATCTGATTTATATTCTACTACTGTTAATGATGCGTGTGCGGCTCCTTGGATATTTGAAAACAAATTCCCTGCAGGTGTTGAAGGTGTGATGGCACTTTCATCCTCTTTATATGCATTTCCAGCAAATTTACATGATCCGGTTAAAAAAATTGTAGCTCTATGCTTGCCAAGCGCCTTATGGCCTCCCGGGCTTCTGTTTTTTGGAAATGGCCCGTATTACCTTCCTACTCAATCGGATGTGGATGTAAGAAGTTTACTTTCTTATACTCCATTGCTCAAGCAACCCGATTCTTTTGGATACTTTATTGGAGTCGATCACATTGTGATTAAAAAGAGATCCCTCAAAGTTCCCGCAAATACAACTGCCAAGA
Coding sequences within:
- the LOC122591799 gene encoding chitinase CLP-like — translated: MLFLFQVIVLALISQGHEAIAADGPTWSSVVVPVNKHTDTANPLYSVRMYINNMGYTQQKFVIDLDAPFIWHYAWPYQESCETCPVAMTCGASQCTEMRTTYSYQAPSCPPPNNASYGDRYWDCEYCPVNVIHPVTGECEQVLPMFDDKFMMNKFDGRHVLSDLYSTTVNDACAAPWIFENKFPAGVEGVMALSSSLYAFPANLHDPVKKIVALCLPSALWPPGLLFFGNGPYYLPTQSDVDVRSLLSYTPLLKQPDSFGYFIGVDHIVIKKRSLKVPANTTAKISTLDPYTTLRTDIYNSVVHRFSMVTKRIPPAKPVAPFGLCFNTSTIDPKVGIKVPSIDLALQGGKTWSISTRNSIKQVTNDVACLAFIDAGATSKNAIVVGAFQFEDNFLTFNLENSTFGFSSSLSRANISCANFFYFGP